One Candidatus Krumholzibacteriota bacterium genomic window carries:
- a CDS encoding zinc-dependent alcohol dehydrogenase family protein has translation MKAMVLERRGPIETEPLVLRDLPVPEPGPGEVLVRVSMCGICRTDLHEIEGDLPPARSTVVPGHQIVGQVERAGPGVERPAAGERVGAAWLNQSCGSCAFCRSGRENLCRDARFTGRDVDGGYAEYVCLPAGFVYPLPADFPDRDLAPLLCAGIIGFRALRLSGIRPGETLGLYGFGASAHVSIQIARHWNCRVFVFTRAEAHRKHAGSLGAEWTGTAADEPPEPPAASIVFAPAGELVPAALERVAHGGTVTLAGITMTAIPAMEYERHLYHEKILRSVANATRRDGRELIALAEAIPIRTNTTLFPLEAANEALLLVKESRISGAAVLDLR, from the coding sequence ATGAAGGCGATGGTGCTCGAACGGCGGGGACCGATCGAGACGGAACCCCTCGTGCTGCGCGATCTCCCCGTGCCGGAGCCCGGCCCGGGGGAGGTGCTCGTCCGCGTCTCGATGTGCGGGATCTGCCGCACCGATCTGCACGAGATCGAGGGGGACCTGCCCCCGGCCCGCAGCACGGTCGTGCCGGGGCACCAGATCGTCGGGCAGGTCGAGCGCGCCGGCCCCGGGGTCGAGCGCCCCGCGGCGGGGGAACGGGTGGGCGCGGCCTGGCTGAATCAAAGCTGCGGCTCCTGCGCCTTCTGCCGGAGCGGCCGGGAGAACCTCTGCCGCGACGCCCGCTTCACCGGGCGGGACGTCGACGGCGGCTACGCGGAGTACGTGTGCCTCCCCGCCGGCTTCGTCTATCCCCTCCCGGCGGATTTCCCGGACCGCGACCTCGCCCCGCTCCTCTGCGCGGGGATCATCGGGTTCCGGGCGCTGCGTCTTTCCGGGATCCGGCCGGGAGAAACCCTCGGTCTGTACGGCTTCGGCGCGAGCGCGCACGTCTCGATACAGATCGCGCGCCACTGGAACTGCCGCGTCTTCGTATTCACCCGCGCCGAGGCCCACCGGAAGCACGCCGGGTCCCTCGGCGCCGAGTGGACGGGTACGGCGGCCGACGAGCCGCCCGAACCGCCGGCGGCCTCGATCGTCTTCGCCCCTGCCGGGGAGCTCGTGCCGGCGGCCCTCGAGCGGGTCGCCCACGGCGGCACGGTGACGCTGGCGGGAATCACGATGACGGCGATCCCCGCGATGGAATACGAGCGGCACCTCTACCACGAGAAGATCCTCCGGAGCGTGGCGAACGCCACGCGCCGCGACGGGCGGGAACTGATCGCCCTCGCCGAGGCGATACCAATCCGCACCAACACGACGCTCTTTCCGCTCGAGGCGGCGAACGAGGCCCTGCTGCTCGTGAAGGAAAGCCGGATCTCGGGGGCGGCCGTCCTCGATCTGCGGTGA